From the genome of Streptacidiphilus rugosus AM-16, one region includes:
- a CDS encoding CehA/McbA family metallohydrolase — protein sequence MRGSTLSIPGFPPVRARGRGAGWYRGDCHVHSVHSDGELTPGELAHRARTAGLDFIATTEHNAAAAPGVWEQPAGDDLLIVLGEEVTTKTGHWLALGIEPGQVVDWNHQADDGLIDECTDQVHGVGGLCVAAHPHAPYPSGDFMFPLQSFDAVEVWNGLWNSDRPWNADNEATLAEWGRSLAADIRAGAWRSAVGNSDTHLEGQIGVPHTVVFAEELSTRAILAGLRAGRCWIAGSREVDVSFTAAVDGRGAGVGERLSTHGRQVGVRAEIRGVPSGAVSFHTDRGMVHGGSVPAGGAGVVEWHTSVRDSAFVRLEVRRADGHVVALTNPVILV from the coding sequence ATGAGGGGGAGCACCTTGTCGATCCCGGGATTCCCGCCCGTGCGGGCACGAGGGCGTGGGGCGGGCTGGTACCGCGGGGACTGCCATGTTCACTCGGTGCACTCGGACGGAGAGCTCACACCCGGCGAGCTGGCACATCGGGCGCGCACCGCCGGGCTCGACTTCATCGCGACCACCGAGCACAACGCCGCCGCAGCCCCTGGGGTGTGGGAGCAACCGGCGGGGGACGACCTCTTGATCGTCCTCGGTGAGGAAGTGACGACGAAGACCGGGCACTGGCTCGCCCTCGGAATCGAACCCGGACAGGTCGTCGACTGGAACCACCAGGCCGACGACGGGCTGATCGACGAGTGCACCGATCAGGTCCACGGAGTGGGAGGCCTGTGCGTGGCCGCGCACCCGCATGCGCCCTACCCCTCCGGGGACTTCATGTTCCCCCTCCAGAGCTTCGACGCGGTCGAGGTGTGGAACGGTCTGTGGAACTCGGACCGGCCGTGGAACGCCGACAACGAGGCCACCCTGGCGGAGTGGGGGCGGAGCCTCGCGGCGGACATCCGGGCGGGCGCGTGGAGGTCCGCGGTGGGCAACAGCGACACCCATCTGGAAGGGCAGATCGGCGTTCCCCACACCGTGGTCTTCGCCGAGGAGCTGAGCACACGGGCGATCCTGGCGGGACTGCGGGCCGGCCGCTGCTGGATCGCAGGGTCGCGCGAGGTGGACGTGTCGTTCACCGCCGCCGTCGACGGCCGCGGCGCCGGGGTCGGGGAACGGCTCTCGACGCATGGCAGGCAGGTCGGGGTGCGGGCGGAGATCCGTGGCGTCCCGTCGGGGGCGGTGAGCTTCCACACCGATCGCGGCATGGTCCACGGCGGGTCCGTTCCCGCCGGCGGGGCAGGCGTGGTGGAGTGGCACACGTCGGTGCGGGACTCGGCGTTCGTCCGCCTTGAGGTTCGCCGTGCCGACGGGCACGTCGTCGCGTTGACCAACCCCGTCATCCTGGTCTGA
- a CDS encoding styrene monooxygenase/indole monooxygenase family protein has product MARILIVGAGQAGLQLALGLQSDGHDVTVMTDRTPDEVRGGRVLSTQCMFDTALQHERDLGLNLWDAEAPRIQGLGVSVSGPEAARVIDWVGRLDGAAQSVDQRLKMPGWLELFAERGGKVVVNGVTVSDLDVLVRGYDLTVVAAGKGELVSMFARDAERSPYTAPQRALAVSYVHGLAPRPEHDYPAVRCNLVPGVGELFVIPALTLSGPCDILFWEGIPGGPLDVFEPALEPEEQLRRTLDLMRAYTPWEYDRTRGGVELTDERATLAGRYAPTVRRPVGELPGGGVVLGVADVVVANDPITGQGSNTASKCAASYLASIRAHVDGPFDRAFMESAFDAFWTGTASDVTAWTNAMLAPPPEHVLQLIGAAGEIQPVADRFANGFDNPSDFPNWFFTPEAAGAYLGSFSQA; this is encoded by the coding sequence TTGGCCAGGATACTCATCGTTGGCGCCGGCCAGGCCGGTCTGCAGCTGGCCCTCGGCCTGCAGAGCGACGGCCACGACGTCACGGTGATGACGGACCGGACCCCGGACGAGGTCCGTGGCGGCCGCGTGCTGTCCACCCAGTGCATGTTCGACACCGCGCTGCAGCACGAGCGTGACCTCGGCCTGAACCTGTGGGACGCGGAGGCCCCCAGGATCCAGGGCCTGGGCGTCTCGGTGAGCGGCCCCGAGGCGGCCCGGGTGATCGACTGGGTCGGCCGTCTGGACGGCGCCGCGCAGTCGGTCGACCAGCGCCTGAAGATGCCCGGCTGGCTGGAGCTCTTCGCCGAGCGCGGCGGCAAGGTGGTCGTCAACGGCGTCACCGTCTCCGACCTCGACGTCCTGGTGCGCGGCTACGACCTCACCGTCGTCGCGGCGGGCAAGGGCGAGCTGGTCTCGATGTTCGCGCGCGACGCCGAGCGTTCGCCGTACACGGCCCCGCAGCGCGCCCTGGCCGTCTCCTACGTGCACGGGCTCGCGCCGCGTCCCGAGCACGACTACCCCGCCGTGCGGTGCAACCTGGTGCCGGGCGTCGGCGAGCTGTTCGTGATCCCGGCGCTGACCCTGTCGGGACCGTGCGACATCCTCTTCTGGGAGGGCATCCCCGGCGGTCCGCTCGACGTCTTCGAGCCCGCGCTGGAGCCGGAGGAGCAGCTGCGTCGCACGCTCGACCTGATGCGTGCCTACACCCCGTGGGAGTACGATCGCACCCGCGGCGGCGTCGAACTCACCGACGAGCGGGCCACACTGGCCGGCCGCTACGCCCCGACCGTGCGCCGGCCCGTGGGCGAGCTGCCGGGCGGCGGCGTGGTGCTCGGTGTCGCGGACGTGGTCGTGGCCAACGACCCGATCACCGGCCAGGGCTCCAACACCGCGTCCAAGTGCGCGGCGAGCTACCTGGCCTCGATCCGCGCCCACGTGGACGGCCCCTTCGACCGCGCCTTCATGGAGTCGGCGTTCGACGCCTTCTGGACCGGCACGGCCAGTGACGTCACGGCCTGGACCAACGCGATGCTGGCCCCGCCGCCGGAGCACGTCCTCCAGCTGATCGGCGCGGCCGGCGAGATCCAGCCGGTGGCGGACCGCTTCGCGAACGGCTTCGACAACCCGTCGGACTTCCCCAACTGGTTCTTCACCCCGGAAGCCGCGGGCGCCTACCTGGGCTCCTTCAGCCAGGCCTGA
- a CDS encoding ricin-type beta-trefoil lectin domain protein has product MICAPPRPRARWRARLMVRLTTAVLAVFGLLLAFPADVGAVSVPGAPAGWTTVFSDDFSGGSGSAPNASKWMFDTGPGSNFGTGEIETMTNSSANVHLDGSGHLDITALNNGGNWTSGRIQTTSANVGAPAGGKLQVTASIQQPNPGSGLGYWPAFWMLGPGQWPENGEIDIMEDVNARSQVAGTIHCGTYPGGPCNEGNGIGSGLQNCSGCQTGFHTYSMILDRTNASAESVTFYLDGAQYFSVTEAQVGTATWQQAFDHNLSIIFDLAMGGGFPNGVCGCTTPTSATSSGATMSVGYVAAYTTTGSGGGGGGGGGGGGGGGAVVGYNGLCLDDRAASTANFNPVQVYTCNGTPAQQWTFVQAGTTLHVLGKCLDINGGGTANGTTVDLYDCNNTAAQVWIPQSNGSLYNPQSNKCLDDTGYGGSGTQVQIWDCAGTANQHWTLP; this is encoded by the coding sequence ATGATCTGTGCACCCCCACGCCCGCGCGCCCGGTGGCGCGCCCGGCTCATGGTCAGGCTGACGACGGCGGTCCTCGCCGTCTTCGGGCTGCTGCTCGCCTTCCCCGCCGACGTCGGGGCGGTGAGCGTGCCGGGCGCGCCCGCCGGTTGGACCACGGTGTTCAGCGACGACTTCTCCGGCGGGTCGGGCAGCGCGCCCAACGCGTCGAAGTGGATGTTCGACACCGGCCCCGGATCCAACTTCGGCACCGGCGAGATCGAGACCATGACGAACTCCTCCGCCAACGTCCACCTGGACGGCAGCGGCCACCTGGACATCACCGCCCTCAACAACGGCGGGAACTGGACCTCGGGAAGGATCCAGACCACCAGCGCCAACGTCGGAGCCCCGGCCGGCGGCAAACTGCAGGTCACCGCGTCGATCCAGCAGCCGAACCCGGGCTCGGGACTCGGCTACTGGCCCGCGTTCTGGATGCTCGGCCCGGGGCAGTGGCCCGAGAACGGCGAGATCGACATCATGGAGGACGTCAACGCCCGCTCCCAGGTGGCGGGGACGATCCACTGCGGCACCTACCCCGGCGGGCCCTGCAACGAGGGCAACGGGATCGGCAGCGGCCTGCAGAACTGCTCGGGCTGCCAGACCGGTTTCCACACCTACTCGATGATCCTCGACCGGACCAACGCCTCCGCCGAGTCGGTCACCTTCTACCTCGACGGCGCGCAGTACTTCTCGGTGACGGAGGCACAGGTCGGCACCGCCACCTGGCAGCAGGCCTTCGACCACAACCTGTCCATCATCTTCGACCTGGCCATGGGCGGCGGCTTCCCCAACGGCGTGTGCGGCTGCACCACGCCGACCTCCGCCACCAGCTCCGGTGCGACGATGAGCGTCGGCTACGTCGCCGCGTACACCACCACCGGCAGCGGTGGTGGCGGCGGGGGCGGGGGCGGCGGTGGAGGCGGTGGCGGAGCGGTGGTCGGCTACAACGGGCTCTGCCTGGACGACCGCGCGGCGAGCACGGCCAACTTCAACCCGGTCCAGGTCTACACCTGCAACGGCACCCCGGCGCAGCAGTGGACCTTCGTCCAGGCCGGGACGACCCTGCACGTGCTCGGGAAGTGCCTCGACATCAACGGTGGTGGGACGGCGAACGGCACCACCGTCGACCTCTACGACTGCAACAACACTGCGGCCCAGGTGTGGATCCCGCAGTCGAACGGGTCGCTCTACAACCCGCAGTCCAACAAGTGCCTGGACGACACGGGTTACGGCGGGTCCGGCACCCAGGTCCAGATCTGGGACTGCGCCGGCACCGCCAACCAGCACTGGACCCTGCCGTGA
- a CDS encoding cold-shock protein translates to MATGTVKWFNAEKGFGFIEQDGGGPDVFAHYSNINAQGFRELLEGQKVSFDVTQGQKGPQAENIVPA, encoded by the coding sequence ATGGCTACCGGTACCGTGAAGTGGTTCAACGCGGAAAAGGGCTTCGGCTTCATCGAGCAGGACGGCGGCGGCCCCGACGTCTTCGCCCACTACTCGAACATCAACGCTCAGGGCTTCCGCGAGCTCCTCGAGGGCCAGAAGGTCAGCTTCGACGTCACGCAGGGCCAGAAGGGCCCGCAGGCCGAGAACATCGTTCCCGCCTGA
- a CDS encoding DUF742 domain-containing protein: MIPATRSLRVRPYALTGGRTRFGQVLLVETLISAVDVRPGLGSPLSPVLPELERICALCQGQMRSIAEVSALLKLPLGVVRVWVSDLIDAGRIRVHGASVSVRAGGSPIGVPARPNRVVLERILGGLRDLA, encoded by the coding sequence GTGATCCCTGCGACGCGATCGCTGCGGGTGCGCCCGTACGCCCTCACCGGCGGCCGGACCAGGTTCGGCCAGGTCCTGCTCGTCGAGACGCTGATCTCCGCGGTCGACGTGCGGCCGGGCCTCGGCAGCCCGCTCTCGCCGGTGCTGCCCGAGCTGGAGCGGATCTGCGCCCTGTGCCAGGGTCAGATGCGGTCCATCGCCGAGGTGTCGGCCCTGCTCAAGCTGCCCCTCGGGGTCGTCAGGGTCTGGGTCAGCGACCTGATCGACGCCGGCCGGATCCGGGTGCACGGCGCGTCCGTCTCGGTCCGCGCCGGCGGCTCGCCGATCGGCGTGCCCGCGCGCCCCAACCGCGTCGTGCTGGAGCGAATCCTCGGAGGCCTGCGTGATCTCGCCTGA
- a CDS encoding helix-turn-helix domain-containing protein, with amino-acid sequence MEAIGPLAGQADEDLAALLRSVLSETPGLTQKKIAETSGIPYATLNAWVTGRRGAGGRIAADDLRALADALPAAYPVARVFAAAGRRTPADLDAEREARLLEIFHDLDTDQQRVLVEMARALAKLPRTVHAE; translated from the coding sequence GTGGAAGCGATCGGGCCCCTCGCAGGGCAGGCGGACGAGGATCTGGCCGCGCTGCTGCGCTCTGTCCTGTCCGAGACACCGGGACTGACCCAGAAGAAGATCGCTGAGACCTCGGGCATCCCCTACGCGACGCTCAACGCCTGGGTCACGGGCCGGCGCGGCGCCGGCGGCCGGATCGCCGCGGACGATCTTCGCGCGCTGGCCGACGCGCTTCCCGCCGCCTACCCGGTCGCCCGGGTGTTCGCCGCCGCGGGACGGCGCACGCCGGCCGATCTGGACGCCGAGCGCGAGGCGCGACTGCTGGAGATCTTCCACGACCTGGACACCGACCAGCAGCGGGTTCTGGTGGAAATGGCCAGGGCACTGGCCAAGTTGCCCAGGACCGTTCACGCGGAGTAG
- a CDS encoding GTP-binding protein, whose protein sequence is MPLTELPVTSAKIVIAGGFGVGKTTMVGSVSEITPLRTEAVMTDAGSDTDPLAFGSGKTTTTVAMDFGRLHLADDLVLYLFGAPGQRRFWFMWDDLARGAVGAVVLVDTRQLADAFPAVDYFESSGLPFIVAVNQFDGAPDHEDDDIRDALSLDPAVPLLRCDARSRPSSALTLAALVQHTLATEAF, encoded by the coding sequence ATCCCGCTGACGGAACTGCCCGTCACCTCCGCGAAGATCGTGATCGCGGGCGGCTTCGGCGTCGGCAAGACCACCATGGTCGGCTCGGTCTCGGAGATCACCCCGCTGCGCACCGAGGCCGTGATGACGGACGCGGGCAGCGACACCGACCCGCTCGCCTTCGGCAGCGGCAAGACCACCACCACCGTGGCCATGGACTTCGGCCGCCTGCACCTCGCCGACGACCTGGTGCTCTACCTCTTCGGGGCGCCCGGCCAGCGCCGCTTCTGGTTCATGTGGGACGACCTGGCCCGCGGCGCGGTCGGCGCCGTCGTGCTCGTCGACACCCGGCAGCTGGCGGACGCCTTCCCCGCCGTCGACTACTTCGAGAGCAGCGGGCTGCCCTTCATCGTCGCGGTGAACCAGTTCGACGGCGCCCCCGACCACGAGGACGACGACATCAGGGACGCGCTGAGCCTGGACCCTGCCGTCCCGCTGCTGCGGTGCGACGCCAGGTCGCGGCCCTCCTCGGCGCTCACGCTCGCCGCCCTGGTCCAGCACACCCTCGCCACCGAGGCGTTCTGA
- a CDS encoding DEAD/DEAH box helicase: MNRTPNRNERSFRSRPRTGVGAGAGKAAGAGRPGARRSGPARTAPAKPAEFTVPEPVNPGLPPVSEFAELELPAALLQALAAEGVTTPFPIQAATLPNSLAGRDVLGRGRTGSGKTLAFGLALLARTAGRRAEPKQPLGLVLVPTRELAQQVTDALTPYAKPLRLRLATVVGGLSIGRQAAALRGGAEIVIATPGRLKDLIQRGDCRLDRVGITVLDEADQMADMGFMPQITQLLDQVRPGGQRMLFSATLDRNVDLLVRSYLEDPIVHSVDPSAGAVTTMEHHVLHVHGPDKFVTATEIAARDGQVIMFLDTKRAVDRFTKDLLASGVRAGALHGGKSQPQRTRTLEQFKSGHVTTLVATNVAARGIHVDDLDLVVNVDPPTDHKDYLHRGGRTARAGASGIVVTLVLPEQRRDMVQLMRHAGITPQTTQVRSGEAELTRITGAQRPSGIPVTITAPAAEPAQRAAGSGSGRPRRKPSSVARGQQSQAQQGQRQGGGFGRGQGGGRGAGQGSGRSAGQGGRAGGAGRRFGTRGQA; the protein is encoded by the coding sequence ATGAACCGCACGCCCAACAGGAATGAGCGCTCGTTCAGGTCCCGCCCCCGCACCGGGGTCGGCGCCGGAGCGGGCAAGGCCGCCGGAGCCGGTCGCCCCGGCGCACGCCGCAGCGGCCCCGCCCGGACCGCCCCGGCCAAGCCGGCCGAGTTCACCGTGCCGGAGCCGGTCAACCCCGGCCTGCCGCCCGTCTCCGAGTTCGCCGAGCTCGAGCTGCCCGCCGCGCTGCTGCAGGCGCTGGCCGCCGAGGGCGTCACCACCCCCTTCCCGATCCAGGCCGCGACCCTGCCGAACTCGCTCGCGGGCCGCGACGTGCTCGGCCGCGGCCGTACCGGCTCCGGCAAGACACTCGCCTTCGGCCTGGCCCTGCTGGCGAGGACCGCCGGCCGGCGCGCCGAGCCGAAGCAGCCGCTCGGCCTGGTCCTGGTCCCGACCCGGGAACTGGCCCAGCAGGTCACCGACGCGCTGACCCCCTACGCGAAGCCGCTGCGGCTGCGCCTGGCCACCGTCGTCGGCGGCCTGTCGATCGGCCGCCAGGCCGCCGCGCTGCGCGGCGGCGCGGAGATCGTCATCGCGACGCCGGGCCGGCTGAAGGACCTCATCCAGCGCGGCGACTGCCGCCTGGACCGGGTCGGCATCACCGTCCTGGACGAGGCCGACCAGATGGCGGACATGGGCTTCATGCCGCAGATCACCCAGCTGCTGGACCAGGTCCGCCCCGGCGGTCAGCGGATGCTGTTCTCCGCCACGCTCGACCGCAACGTCGACCTGCTGGTCCGCAGCTACCTGGAGGACCCGATCGTGCACTCGGTCGACCCTTCGGCCGGCGCGGTGACCACCATGGAGCACCACGTCCTGCACGTGCACGGCCCCGACAAGTTCGTCACCGCGACCGAGATCGCCGCCCGCGACGGCCAGGTGATCATGTTCCTTGACACCAAGCGGGCCGTGGACAGGTTCACCAAGGACCTCCTGGCCAGCGGCGTCCGCGCCGGCGCGCTGCACGGCGGCAAGTCCCAGCCGCAGCGCACCCGGACCCTGGAGCAGTTCAAGTCCGGGCACGTCACCACGCTGGTGGCCACCAACGTGGCGGCCCGCGGCATCCACGTGGACGACCTCGACCTGGTCGTGAACGTCGACCCGCCGACCGACCACAAGGACTACCTGCACCGCGGCGGCCGCACCGCCCGCGCGGGCGCGTCCGGCATAGTCGTGACCCTGGTCCTGCCGGAGCAGCGGCGCGACATGGTGCAGCTGATGCGCCACGCCGGCATCACGCCGCAGACCACCCAGGTCCGCTCCGGCGAGGCCGAGCTGACCCGGATCACGGGCGCGCAGCGCCCCTCGGGCATCCCGGTGACCATCACCGCGCCGGCCGCGGAGCCGGCGCAGCGCGCGGCGGGCTCGGGCTCCGGCCGTCCGCGCCGCAAGCCGTCCAGTGTGGCCCGGGGCCAGCAGAGCCAGGCCCAGCAGGGCCAGCGCCAGGGCGGCGGCTTCGGCCGCGGGCAGGGCGGCGGCCGTGGTGCGGGGCAGGGTTCCGGCCGCAGCGCCGGCCAGGGCGGCCGGGCCGGCGGTGCGGGTCGCCGCTTCGGCACGCGCGGTCAGGCCTGA
- a CDS encoding roadblock/LC7 domain-containing protein → MTEANPQQRLRWLLGDVLMGTPGLRALALVSTDGLPLVAVDEHCPVEELATLVAGINGLAGGLTALLELGGLKRTVVTLDEGTLVLMSVDATACLAAYTSADCDLSVAAFQMARLVEQAGHVLTPHVRQEATR, encoded by the coding sequence ATGACCGAGGCGAACCCGCAGCAGCGGCTCCGCTGGCTGCTCGGCGACGTGCTGATGGGCACACCCGGGCTGCGCGCGCTCGCACTCGTCTCGACGGACGGCCTGCCCCTGGTCGCCGTCGACGAGCACTGCCCCGTCGAGGAGCTGGCCACCCTCGTGGCCGGCATCAACGGCCTGGCCGGCGGCCTCACCGCGCTGCTCGAACTCGGCGGGCTCAAGCGGACGGTGGTCACCCTGGACGAGGGCACGCTGGTGCTCATGTCCGTGGACGCGACCGCCTGCCTGGCCGCCTACACCAGCGCCGACTGCGACCTCAGCGTGGCGGCCTTCCAGATGGCCCGGCTGGTCGAACAGGCCGGTCACGTCCTGACCCCGCACGTCCGACAGGAGGCGACCCGGTGA
- a CDS encoding isocitrate lyase/PEP mutase family protein produces MTTSNDAAAILRALHVPGKPLVLANAWDVASARLVEGAGFPAVATASAAIAPTLGYDDHEQTPPEEMFAAVARIRRAVSVPVTADLEGGYGLEPAEFVERLAATGAVGANIEDTDAHSGGLRPAERQAEYLAGIRAAADAAGYDLVLNARVDVYLHDGGSDAERLAEALRRGRLYREAGADSLYPILVADAPTIEALVEGLDAPVNILARPGVPTVGELAGLGVARISFGPGMFRIAQAATEAALRAVADGRSPFAP; encoded by the coding sequence ATGACCACATCGAACGACGCCGCCGCCATCCTGCGTGCGCTGCACGTGCCCGGTAAGCCGCTGGTGCTCGCGAACGCCTGGGACGTCGCGTCCGCGCGGCTGGTGGAAGGGGCGGGGTTTCCCGCCGTCGCCACCGCGAGTGCCGCGATCGCGCCCACCCTCGGGTACGACGACCACGAGCAGACCCCGCCGGAGGAGATGTTCGCCGCGGTGGCCAGGATCCGCCGGGCCGTCTCCGTGCCGGTGACGGCCGATCTGGAGGGCGGGTACGGTCTCGAACCGGCCGAGTTCGTCGAGCGGCTGGCCGCCACCGGCGCGGTCGGGGCGAACATCGAGGACACCGACGCGCACAGCGGCGGGCTCCGCCCCGCCGAGCGGCAGGCGGAGTACCTCGCGGGGATCAGGGCCGCGGCCGACGCCGCCGGGTACGACCTGGTGCTCAACGCCAGGGTGGACGTCTACCTCCACGACGGCGGCTCGGACGCCGAGCGGCTGGCCGAGGCACTGCGCCGGGGCCGTCTCTACCGGGAGGCGGGCGCCGACTCGCTCTACCCGATCCTGGTCGCCGACGCCCCGACCATCGAAGCCCTGGTGGAGGGGCTGGACGCGCCGGTCAACATCCTCGCCAGGCCCGGCGTTCCCACGGTCGGTGAGCTGGCCGGGCTGGGTGTGGCCCGGATCAGCTTCGGGCCCGGCATGTTCCGGATCGCGCAGGCGGCGACCGAGGCCGCGCTTCGCGCCGTCGCCGACGGACGGAGCCCGTTCGCGCCGTAG
- a CDS encoding porin PorA family protein has translation MLAKKWVRIVALVLGVVLIAGAFVLAFVITPNLVARLPSDTNAQRSYSGTFKVLLDSRAVARGNLAAAFTSNVPMTVDRTVTVKATSGGSALVADKRTTSAAGQAVEQTTWQYALDRKSLEPVTNHPKDWVVVDAQGLTVSFPFGAEKKNYTGWVPETTSTTPVTYVRTASKAGFSTYVYTSAYGPSRITDRQVLAGLPPAIPKATLALAVNFGTATAAQKAQLAALLPKLSDPVPLAYTLQGTDTFWVEPETGVVIDVQRHQVRTVGVPVPGTSTLVPLFPVADYSYGQTAAGTNAAVHDANKGRNALTLYGTTLPIIVGLVGAALVGGGVFLTLRARKEAEPGA, from the coding sequence ATGCTGGCCAAAAAGTGGGTCCGCATCGTCGCCCTCGTGTTGGGCGTCGTCCTGATCGCGGGCGCCTTCGTGCTCGCCTTCGTCATCACGCCGAACCTCGTCGCACGGTTGCCCTCGGACACCAACGCCCAGCGCAGCTACTCCGGCACCTTCAAGGTCCTGCTCGACTCGCGCGCGGTCGCCCGGGGCAACCTCGCCGCCGCGTTCACCAGCAACGTCCCGATGACCGTCGACCGCACGGTGACCGTCAAGGCCACCTCGGGCGGCAGCGCACTGGTCGCCGACAAGCGGACGACCTCCGCGGCCGGCCAGGCGGTGGAGCAGACGACCTGGCAGTACGCCCTGGACCGGAAGAGCCTCGAGCCCGTCACGAACCACCCGAAGGACTGGGTCGTCGTCGACGCCCAGGGTCTGACGGTCAGTTTCCCCTTCGGCGCGGAGAAGAAGAACTACACCGGCTGGGTGCCGGAGACCACCTCGACCACCCCGGTGACGTACGTGCGCACGGCGTCGAAGGCGGGCTTCTCGACCTACGTCTACACCTCCGCCTACGGGCCCTCGCGGATCACCGATCGTCAGGTCCTGGCGGGGCTGCCCCCGGCCATCCCGAAGGCGACCCTGGCGCTCGCGGTGAACTTCGGCACCGCGACGGCGGCGCAGAAGGCGCAGCTGGCCGCGCTGCTGCCGAAGCTGAGCGACCCGGTGCCGCTGGCCTACACGCTGCAGGGCACGGACACCTTCTGGGTCGAGCCGGAGACCGGCGTGGTGATCGACGTCCAGCGGCACCAGGTCCGCACGGTGGGCGTCCCTGTTCCCGGCACCAGCACGCTGGTCCCGCTGTTCCCGGTCGCCGACTACTCCTACGGGCAGACCGCGGCGGGCACGAACGCCGCCGTGCACGACGCCAACAAGGGCCGCAACGCCCTCACGCTGTACGGCACGACCCTCCCGATCATCGTGGGCCTGGTCGGTGCGGCGCTGGTGGGCGGCGGTGTCTTCCTGACCCTTCGCGCACGGAAGGAAGCCGAGCCCGGGGCGTGA